In a genomic window of Wyeomyia smithii strain HCP4-BCI-WySm-NY-G18 chromosome 1, ASM2978416v1, whole genome shotgun sequence:
- the LOC129716668 gene encoding uncharacterized protein LOC129716668, whose amino-acid sequence MNFTSTILWSDSQVVLAWLRKPLDSLQVFVRRRVAEITSHKHIVWKYVRTDQNPADSVSRGRAAKELAENDIWWNGPHFLRTVDYLEEEPITLTDVEIPELRVQLAALPVMNYKEFPLLTKYSSFRKTQRILAYVLRFTSNTRKKKEDRLLSAYLTLPELRTASHFIVGAVQHQEFSKEIECIRSGEFNHRLNNLEPFLHNDLLRVGGRLSHSDLPFEVKHQLILPDKSPIVRGLIADIHRENLHTGCSSVQYLLRQQFLLINARSTIRKVLRGCVTCFRMQPTTIDQQMGDLPSYRVTSAPAFERVGLDFAGPIYVKQPGRKATSIKGYICVFVCMVTKAMHLEAVDNLSADSFLASFQRFVSRRGFPKEVFSDNGTNFIGARSALRDLYLLFKEEATQNKIFEYCQAKQIDWRTIPPNAPHFGGLWEAGVKSVKTVLKKVYQFTPLTLFGLSTLLCQIEAILNPRPLYSLSSDPMEPEVLTPGHFIINRPLLAISELSLMHLPTNRLSHWQRIQQLREHFWKRWSKEYVTELQVSGKWTNKRNNIRPGMIVVLKEDNLPPQCWRLGRVVKVYPGADDLVRVVDVQTKTGTFQRPIHKLAPLSIADNESTSAISTSCLGENVQSNLFELKRQSGSERTLYIH is encoded by the coding sequence ATGAACTTCACGTCTACGATATTGTGGTCTGATAGCCAGGTTGTACTGGCATGGCTACGAAAGCCACTTGATAGTCTTCAAGTGTTTGTTCGCCGCAGAGTTGCAGAGATTACGTCCCACAAGCATATTGTCTGGAAGTACGTTCGAACCGACCAGAATCCAGCGGACAGTGTGTCACGAGGACGAGCTGCCAAGGAATTAGCAGAAAATGACATCTGGTGGAATGGACCTCACTTTTTACGTACCGTCGACTACCTAGAAGAGGAACCAATTACTCTTACGGATGTCGAGATTCCGGAGTTGAGGGTACAGCTGGCAGCTTTGCCAGTGATGAACTACAAAGAATTCCCACTCTTGACAAAGTATAGCTCCTTCCGGAAAACGCAGCGGATTTTGGCATACGTGCTACGCTTCACATCGAATActagaaagaagaaagaagaccGGTTGCTTTCAGCGTACCTCACCTTACCAGAACTTCGAACGGCATCGCATTTTATCGTTGGAGCTGTCCAGCATCAGGAGTTCTCCAAGGAGATCGAGTGCATTAGGTCAGGAGAGTTCAACCATCGTCTAAATAACTTGGAACCGTTTCTGCACAATGATCTACTGCGAGTGGGTGGTCGACTTAGCCATTCTGATCTACCATTCGAAGTGAAACATCAGTTGATATTACCTGACAAGAGTCCCATCGTTCGTGGTTTAATCGCCGATATACATCGCGAGAATCTCCACACTGGATGCAGCAGCGTTCAATATCTTCTACGACAACAGTTTTTGTTGATCAACGCAAGATCTACCATCAGAAAGGTGTTGAGAGGTTGTGTCACTTGCTTCCGAATGCAGCCTACTACGATCGATCAACAAATGGGGGATTTGCCGTCATACCGTGTCACCTCTGCACCAGCCTTTGAGAGAGTTGGACTTGACTTTGCGGGTCCAATCTACGTGAAGCAACCTGGACGGAAAGCCACTTCAATAAAGGGTTACATCTGTGTCTTTGTATGCATGGTCACGAAGGCCATGCACCTGGAAGCAGTGGATAATTTGTCAGCAGATTCATTCCTGGCCTCATTTCAGCGCTTCGTATCCCGGCGAGGCTTTCCGAAGGAAGTGTTCAGCGACAACGGAACAAATTTCATCGGTGCAAGATCTGCTTTGCGGGATCTGTATCTACTCTTCAAGGAGGAAGCCACCCAGAACAAGATCTTCGAGTACTGTCAAGCGAAGCAGATTGACTGGAGAACGATACCCCCAAACGCGCCACACTTTGGTGGGCTTTGGGAAGCTGGAGTGAAGAGCGTAAAGACAGTACTAAAGAAAGTGTATCAATTCACTCCATTGACACTCTTCGGACTTTCCACCCTGTTATGTCAGATTGAAGCAATACTGAATCCGAGACCATTGTATTCCTTATCAAGCGACCCAATGGAACCGGAAGTGCTAACTCCTGGACATTTCATCATAAACCGTCCACTTTTGGCTATTTCCGAACTATCATTGATGCATCTTCCGACCAATCGACTATCGCACTGGCAGCGCATACAGCAGTTGCGCGAACACTTTTGGAAGCGATGGTCTAAGGAATATGTCACCGAGCTGCAAGTAAGTGGAAAGTGGACCAACAAAAGGAATAACATTCGACCTGGAATGATTGTCGTGCTAAAGGAAGATAATCTTCCCCCTCAATGCTGGAGACTAGGACGTGTTGTGAAGGTTTATCCTGGAGCCGACGATTTGGTAAGAGTGGTTGATGTCCAGACAAAAACGGGTACGTTTCAAAGGCCGATACACAAACTTGCGCCTTTGTCGATAGCTGATAATGAGTCTACTTCTGCAATTTCCACTTCTTGCCTGGGGGAGAATGTTCAGTCCAACCTGTTCGAACTGAAGCGACAGAGTGGCAGCGAGCGAACGCTTTATATCCACTAA